CAAGCACAAGCCGACGTTCGCCCCCAATGTCGATGGCGGCGATTACGTCATCGTCATCAACGCCGAAAAGGTCGCCCTCAGCGGCGACAAACTGCAGAGCAAGCTGGCCTACCGCCACTCGGGCTATCCCGGCGGTCTGCGCAGCCGCACGATCGGCGAGCTGCTGGAAAAGCACCCCACCCGCGTCGTCGAGAACGCGATCGTCGGCATGCTTCCGCACAACAAGCTCAGCAGTCAGATCCAGCGCAAACTCCACGTCTACGCCGGCCCGCAGCACCCCCACGCCGCGCAGCAGCCGGCTCCGTTCGAGATCAAGCAGGTGGCCCAGTGACCGAGACCAACGAGGCAGCACCCGAGGAAACGGCCGAAGTGGTGATCGAGGTGATCACCGAGGAGACCCCGGCCGAGACCGCCGCGGAGGCTCCCGCGGCCCAGCCCAGCGAGCCGATCGTGCTCGAGCGGCCCATCCAGACCGTCGGCCGCCGCAAGGAGGCCGTGGTGCGGGTGCGCCTGGTGCCCGGCACCGGCAAGTTCGACCTCAACGGCCGCAGCCTGGAGGCCTACTTCCCGAACAAGGTGCACCAGCAGCTGATCAAGGCCCCGCTGGTCACCGTCGATCGGGTGGAAACCTTCGACGTCTACGCCCTGCTGCACGGCGGTGGCCCGTCGGGGCAGGCCGGCGCGCTGCGTCTGGGCATCGCCCGGGCACTGATCCTGGTCCAGCCCGAGGACCGGCCGCCGCTGAAGAAGGCCGGCTTCCTCACCCGTGACCCGCGTGCCACCGAGCGCAAGAAGTACGGCCTCAAGAAGGCCCGTAAGGCACCTCAGTACAGCAAGCGCTGATCGGCGATCACTTTCTGGCCGCAACCGCGCATCTTGTGCGTCTTTGTTCCGCCGTCTTCGGCGTGTCGTCGCACAAACGTGCGCGGTTGCGGTCACAAAAGAAAGTGCACTTTGTGCGCACAACGTCACTGTGAGAGGTTTGTCCGATGGCTCGACTATTCGGCACCGACGGTGTACGCGGAGTCGCCAATCATGAACTGACCCCTGAGCTGGCACTATCGCTGGGCTCAGCGGCCGCACGGCGCCTGGCGGCTCCGGGAAAACCGGGCCGGCACGTCGCCGTGATCGGCCGCGATCCGCGGGCCAGCGGCGAAATGCTGGAAGCCGCGGTAATCGCCGGCCTGACCAGCCAGGGTATCGACGCGCTGCGGGTCGGGATCCTGCCCACCCCCGCGGTGGCCTACCTGACCGGCGCCTATGACGCCGACT
The DNA window shown above is from Mycobacterium sp. Aquia_216 and carries:
- the rpsI gene encoding 30S ribosomal protein S9, which codes for MTEETPAETAAEAPAAQPSEPIVLERPIQTVGRRKEAVVRVRLVPGTGKFDLNGRSLEAYFPNKVHQQLIKAPLVTVDRVETFDVYALLHGGGPSGQAGALRLGIARALILVQPEDRPPLKKAGFLTRDPRATERKKYGLKKARKAPQYSKR
- the rplM gene encoding 50S ribosomal protein L13; this translates as MPTYAPKAGDTTRSWYVIDATDVVLGRLAVAAATLLRGKHKPTFAPNVDGGDYVIVINAEKVALSGDKLQSKLAYRHSGYPGGLRSRTIGELLEKHPTRVVENAIVGMLPHNKLSSQIQRKLHVYAGPQHPHAAQQPAPFEIKQVAQ